Proteins encoded in a region of the Drosophila sechellia strain sech25 chromosome 2L, ASM438219v1, whole genome shotgun sequence genome:
- the LOC6611799 gene encoding excitatory amino acid transporter 1, which translates to MTRPKQDGGKFKAFMQENVLTMATVIGVFVGGLIGFIIKNSTGEWSKREIMYISFPGEIFLRMLKCLIVPLLVSSITSAIGGLDLSMSSKIATRAITYYFVTTISAVILGICLVTTLRPGQGAKIVETQTESIDKASKVLTPDTLMDLVRNMFTDNIIQSTMFQHRTEIYENTSISPAQPMENWEFKSAQREGSNVLGLVMFSVILGTTIGRMREKGQLLQDFFTTLSEAMMTITSWVIWISPLGVAFLIAAKIIEMESIAATIQSLGWYFITVMIGLFLHGFGTIAVIFFLGTRRLPYRYIAKLSQVLATAFGTGSSSATMPLTIKCLDNMGIDPRVTRFVIPVGATINMDGTALYEAVAALFIAQYREMSYSFGTIVAVSITATAASIGAAGIPQAGLVTMVMVLDTVGLEPKDVSLIIAVDWLLDRFRTTINVMCDALGTILVNHLSKNDLASVDRLNAEPHELLELGPNGHEMKE; encoded by the exons ATGACGCGACCCAAACAGGATGGCGGCAAGTTCAAGGCTTTCATGCAGGAGAATGTCCTCACCATGGCCACCGTTATCGGTGTGTTCGTGGGTGGACTCATCGGCTTCATCATCAAAAATAGCACGGGCGAATGGTCGAAGAGAGAGATCATGTACATATCCTTCCCCGGCGAGATTTTCTTGCG aatgCTTAAATGTTTGATTGTGCCGCTTTTGGTCTCATCAATCACCAGTGCCATTGGTGGACTCGATCTGAGCATGTCGAGCAAGATTGCTACCAG AGCCATTACGTACTACTTTGTGACCACCATATCGGCCGTGATTCTGGGAATATGTCTGGTGACCACACTGCGTCCCGGCCAGGGAGCCAAGATCGTGGAGACCCAGACGGAGAGCATTGATAAGGCATCCAAGGTGCTCACCCCAGACACGCTAATGGATCTGGTGCG AAACATGTTCACGGACAACATCATTCAGTCGACCATGTTCCAG CACCGCACTGAGATCTATGAGAACACTAGCATTAGCCCAGCAC AGCCCATGGAAAACTGGGAGTTCAAGTCGGCTCAGCGCGAGGGTTCTAATGTCCTGGGTCTCGTGATGTTCAGTGTCATCTTAGGTACCACCATTGGAAGAATGCGGGAGAAGGGACAACTGCTGCAGGACTTCTTCACCACACTGAGTGAGGCAATGATGACCATCACCTCATGGGTTATTTG GATTTCACCGCTGGGTGTTGCCTTCCTGATAGCCGCCAAGATCATTGAAATGGAATCGATAGCTGCGACGATTCAGTCATTAGGATGGTATTTCATAACGGTCATGATAGGACTATTCCTTCACGGTTTTG GTACGATTGCGGTGATCTTCTTCTTGGGCACCCGACGTCTCCCGTACCGCTATATTGCCAAGCTTAGTCAGGTCCTGGCCACTGCATTTGGAACAGGTTCCAGCTCGGCCACCATGCCGCTGACCATCAAGTGTTTGGACAACATGGGCATCGATCCGCGGGTCACTCGCTTTGTCATTCCCGTGGGTGCCACTATTAACATGGACGGAACGGCTCTCTATGAGGCTGTGGCTGCTCTGTTCATCGCCCAATACCGTGAGATGAGCTATTCCTTCGGCACCATTGTGGCTGTCAGTATAACAGCCACGGCGGCATCGATTGGAGCTGCTGGAATCCCGCAGGCCGGACTCGTCACCATGGTCATGGTGCTGGACACAGTGGGCTTGGAGCCGAAGGATGTGTCCCTCATCATAGCCGTCGATTGGCTACT GGATCGCTTCCGCACGACCATTAATGTGATGTGCGATGCTCTTGGCACTATTTTGGTTAACCATCTGTCGAAGAATGATCTGGCCAGCGTGGATAGG CTGAATGCCGAGCCCCATGAGCTCCTCGAGCTGGGCCCCAATGGCCACGAGATGAAGGAATGA